The Diabrotica virgifera virgifera chromosome 10, PGI_DIABVI_V3a genome has a window encoding:
- the LOC126878532 gene encoding uncharacterized protein LOC126878532, translating into MGFYQNIAYRYGDLAVRALKDWSKTKQKLAREYNKRCFLLRCRSSNISPTHIIHSTSSITKLLQRQDIQSNKDALQFTRLENRILNLEISNCIKVINNLESNLSKLKRDIIDFTSEFIFNNFSSKQQVLYNKTFHKTKLVNTNKYNRLFNQELNLKLKTKPGWIKNLSNVTLPDDISRFLSLGPKFSIEPIVGKDIPIRDMLADVETIMHSVTDAQLRDVLVAKSTYIITDYVHKNNSKSSFNFYRAMLHKTRKFLSENTNIIVMPSDKCNVTVVLEKQRYLDLCLQLLNSDNIYERLNRDPTNTVQTKCNNLIKELCSSGQIDDDTKKKLTGYKGVIPKFYALPKIHKPQLSVRPIVACIGSPTNLLASFLTEILTNAYVSNEYDVKSSFDVFNSFNNYQLPEGYVIISLDVVSLFTNVHLDAALIAVENNWNFISSHCNISLESFKKLISFLFNNTYFTFNNTVFRQTQGTPMGGTISPILACYVMDHLLDMVIPELSFYIPFVKKYVDDLILAIPSNRSAEILQVFNSYDPLLQFTIEHEDDLCSVPFLDTRFIRTHNNSLRIDWHRKPHSSGRFLNYWSYHRHSIKINLIKQMKARIIAISDPSCHQKNLRILSNLFIDNSYPKHLVTKILFSLTPDIIRHNDELQITVTSGEQNANCLYTSLKYVKGITPRLARLFKDIPNLKIAFKTSLTSRSIFSKVKDKSDIRDCSNVVYQIPCNNCNLVYVGQTARNLGSRLVSHRSDSRLYPERSALAEHVNKEHHKMNYESVRVLASESNYTKRLFLEMAFISQNSNAMNKRSDINQLSSIYSYLLCLDNYPHFNDVFSTDSL; encoded by the coding sequence ATGGGATTTTATCAGAACATCGCATATCGCTATGGTGACCTCGCTGTACGGGCACTCAAGGATTGGTCAAAGACTAAACAAAAATTGGCAAGAGAATACAATAAAAGATGTTTTTTATTAAGATGTAGATCATCAAACATTTCACCTACACACATCATACACTCCACTTCATCCATCACTAAATTATTACAAAGACAGGACATCCAGTCGAACAAGGATGCTTTACAATTTACCAGGTTAGAAAACAGAATTTTGAATTTAGAAATTTCTAATTGCATTAAAGTCATTAACAATTTAGAGTCTAATTTATCTAAACTCAAAAGAGACATCATTGACTTTACTTCTGAATTCATTTTTAACAACTTTTCTAGTAAACAACAAGTTTTATATAACAAAACTTTTCATAAAACCAAATTAGTAAATactaacaaatataatagattatttaatcAAGAACTGAacttgaaactaaagacaaaaccGGGTTGGATTAAGAACCTCTCCAATGTAACCTTGCCCGATGATATTTCTAGATTTTTGTCTTTGGGTCCAAAGTTCAGTATAGAACCTATTGTAGGGAAAGATATCCCTATCAGGGATATGTTGGCTGACGTTGAAACAATTATGCACTCTGTCACGGATGCACAACTGAGGGACGTGCTAGTAGCTAAATCTACGTACATCATTACTGATTATGTACATAAAAATAACAGTAAGAGTAGCTTTAACTTCTACAGAGCTATGTTACATAAAACTCGTAAGTTTCTTAGTGAAAACACTAACATTATTGTCATGCCTTCTGACAAATGTAATGTAACTGTAGTTCTGGAGAAGCAGAGATACTTAGATCTATGTCTCCAATTGCTAAATTCTGATAACATATATGAGAGATTGAACAGAGATCCAACTAATACTGTTCAAACTAAATGCAATAACCTCATCAAGGAATTATGCAGTTCGGGACAAATAGATGAtgatacaaagaaaaaattaacAGGGTATAAGGGTGTCATACCCAAGTTTTACGCTTTACCTAAGATTCATAAACCACAGCTTTCGGTACGTCCCATTGTTGCATGCATTGGTTCACCTACTAATTTATTAGCATCTTTTTTGACTGAGATTTTGACCAATGCATATGTCTCTAATGAATATGACGTAAAAAGTTCTTTTGATGTCTTTAACAGCTTTAACAACTATCAGTTACCTGAGGGCTATGTTATTATCAGTCTGGATGTAGTCTCTTTGTTCACTAATGTACATCTAGATGCAGCCTTAATAGCTGTTGAAAACAATTGGAATTTTATTAGTTCTCATTGCAATATTAGCTTGGAATCTTTCAAAAAACTCATCTCCTTTCTTTTTAACAACACCTATTTCACATTTAATAATACTGTGTTTAGACAAACACAAGGGACTCCTATGGGAGGTACTATCTCTCCCATTCTGGCCTGTTATGTGATGGATCATTTACTGGATATGGTGATCCCAGAATTGTCCTTCTATATTCCTTTTGTTAAAAAGTATGTGGATGACTTAATCCTCGCTATTCCTAGCAATAGATCAGCTgaaattttgcaagtattcaataGTTATGACCCTCTATTACAGTTCACAATTGAACATGAGGATGATCTATGCTCAGTCCCCTTTCTTGATACCCGGTTCATTAGAACCCATAACAACTCCCTGAGAATTGACTGGCATAGAAAACCTCATAGTTCTGGACGTTTTCTTAACTATTGGTCATATCATCGACACTCAATAAAAATCAACTTGATTAAGCAAATGAAGGCTAGAATCATAGCTATCAGTGATCCTTCTTGCCATCAGAAGAACCTGAGAATCCTGTCTAACCTTTTTATCGACAACTCTTATCCAAAACACCTAGTCACCAAGATATTATTCAGTTTGACCCCTGACATAATACGCCACAATGATGAGTTGCAAATTACTGTTACAAGCGGAGAACAAAATGCCAATTGTTTATATACTTCTTTAAAATACGTGAAAGGCATAACACCCAGACTGGCTAGACTGTTTAAAGACATCCCTAACTTGAAAATAGCCTTTAAAACATCTTTAACTTCACGATCTATATTTTCAAAGGTTAAGGACAAGAGTGACATTAGGGATTGTTCTAACGTTGTCTACCAGATTCCCTGTAACAACTGTAATTTGGTATATGTTGGACAAACCGCACGCAATTTAGGTAGTCGTTTAGTTAGTCACCGCAGTGATAGCAGATTATATCCTGAAAGATCTGCTCTTGCCGAACATGTTAATAAAGAACATCACAAAATGAATTACGAATCGGTCAGAGTTTTAGCTTCTGAATCCAA